The nucleotide sequence CTTGCTCCCTGAAGCCCCTCAAGCAGAAGGGCGCTTTCCATTGAATGCCCACGCTGCCAGGAAAATGCCAACCCGGGAAACAGGTCAGGGAACTCAAAGACTGCTTTACACTGCCCCCGTCCGATACAACGCATCCGAACCATACCGTAAGGAGGTACGTCAATATTCAGCTCATCATGTACATTGAACATTTCAAACTTTGCAGCGGTTTCAAACGCTCGCAGAAAGCTGTCCACCCTTTCATCAAAAGCTTTATCGTCACCTATGGCATGATCAACCGGAATAAACTCATTTCTGGCCAGCGCTGAGAGACTGTACCGGTCATACCGCTGGAACCTGACGCACAACTCAAAGGTCATGGGCATCACCGGATCGTTGGCAGGCCTAACAATACACAATAGGTTGTCATGAATATAAGCTCTTTCTGTCTGGAAACTGATGCCATCCATTACCCTGACAAACACCTCGATAAAATCAGCTTGCCGGTCTGATGGCAGAGGAGAGCCATGATAAAATCGACACTGACGTGCATATTCCTCGTATGAACTGCCAAACTTAGCCGGATTAAACAGATCGACCATATTGCAGTCAAAAACGGTTTGCCTGCCCCCCGGCCGAATAAACCAGCCAGGAGTGGAGGTCGAAGCCGTGTCTACTGAATCCTGACCAGCACTGTGTAAACTTCTGCGACTCTTATTACGGGCGAGACGCTTCTTCGCCTGTTTCTCATCATACAGCCTGCCGGTATTCATACTGGACAGCCGTGCAGGGCTTTGCCTTAAAGGACTGCTGTTTAAGAATTCCATAGAGCCAGAAAACGGAGAAGATGTTACGCTGCCTCCGGGAACCGAATCAGTCTCGTCTTCCCCGACATACCCCTTTTCAATAAAAAAGCGAAGACCTGAACCAGCTTCCTTTTTAACTTTTTTTGTATTTTCATTTTTTACACCTTCCTGTGTGCCTCCCCTTTTTTTAGAGCTGCAATGGCTTAAAGGTTTTACCTCTTCTTTTACTGAAACAGGAGATCTCGAAAATTCCATTGCCTGGCCAAATATATCGCCCTCAAGATAGACTTGACTCACATCAGTATTTGACTCTGTCGATGCAGGTGGAGAAGACCTCAGCCTCAGCGTTTCTAAACGCAGCCTGAGTTCATCCCCAAAGCTTTGAGTTCGTGTATTCTGACCGGGCGAGGATGAGTACGAAGGCGATGAAAATTGACTGACAGGGGTGTTCGTATTCAACGTGCCTTCTGGCATCGCCTTATTTCTGGGCGACATGACGATCATCCGGTGATAACGCGATGAGTCAATCAAAACACCGTCCTGCCTGCGCCTGCACATTAACTCAAATAATGCATTAATGATCTCATTACCACGATTTTCCAGAAACTGCAGGGTGGAGAGAAAATTGAAAGGACTATCCCCCTCTCCAGCCCTGACTGGTGTCACAGCAGCCATCAAGCTGGACGCAAGTAACAACACCAGAACAAGGTGACGCAGGATCCCCCCCGTTCTCTCCCACACAATACTGTCTGGTTTCATCGAGTTGTTTTTAGAATTTAATTTTCAATCAAGATAGCCTAAAAGACGGGGGTCGCATTAAGATAATCACAGATCAGACGTCTGGCCAAACCCGCATCCATATCTTCAACATACAGCCCCAGCAAACCGGCCACAGGCAACTCCCCGATAGCGCCTGCCAGATACTGGCCACCGATAAAACAGGGAATATGCTGCTGTTCAAGAAAGTCTTTCAGACATTGGGCTTCGATGACATTCTCCGGGCTGTATATCTTGATCATAACCAGACGGTGTCAGGGTTGTTTCAGATAGATAGAGTGTAACTGTTCCACCAGCTCTTTTGCTTTTTCCAACTGGACAGATGTCAGCCTGCCCTGCAATGCCTTCTGTTGTTTAGCGGCTTTACTGGTCCAGCTCCCCTGCTGTTCAGCACTCAATGCCGTCCACATATAAGCGGCTATCAGATTTTTATCGGTTCCTTCGCCATTCATGTAGGCTCGTCCCAGCTCCAGCTGAGCTTCAGGGTTCATGCCCTCACGGCCTCCAGCCAGCTCAAAGTACCGGAAGGATTTGTTAATGTCTTTCCCGATTCCGCCAAGGCCATCGCGATAAGCACGCCCCAGCCATAACTGAGCCTGAGTGTTACCGTTATCAGCCAGTGGCTGCAACAAGGCTTTCGCCTGCTCAGAATCCGGTCTCTCCTGTTGTTGCAACAGACTGATCCCGGCTTCGAGCATCGCTGCCTTGTCACCCGATTCAGCCGTTCCCGTCAACGGCTGAAAATCTGCACTCAAGCCTGTCACTGAAAACAGCATCAAACCCGCTAAGACTCTGCACTGGCACTGTATTTTTATAGACATTTTTTTATTGACCTTACTGCTCTGCTGACTACGCTGAATTGTCGCCTGAACCTGTTGGGTATACCACATTCCCGAGAATAATACGTATAATGCTCCAGCAAAGCCACTATCGCCTGATCCGGTTCCATTCTGTCAATGTATTGTGCCAGTTACATGCACAGCTTCAGTTACAAAGTGGCACACGTTGACTACAGACCAGTAAAAAAACAAGCTATATAATTCGAGAGAGCCATTAACCTGACCGTAGAATAACGCCCTGATGGAACGCTTCGACGAAATAAGACCTTATCACGATGATGAAGTGCGCCCGACACTGGATCGCCTGCTTCAGGATGCCGAACTACTGCATATGCTGTCACATCATCAGTTTCCACGCCTCTCTGAATGGCTGGGTGGCATCATGTACTGGCTGACAGGACGAGGTTTACGATCCCGTCTTAAAGGGGTCGACAATATTGATGCACTTCAGAAAATCATCGAGCCGTACCTGTCCAGCGTGATCGAATCCAGCACCAGCCGTATCACCTATTCTGGCATAGAAAACCTGAAACCAGGCAAAGCTTATACCTATCTGTCCAACCACCGTGATATTGTCATGGACCCGGCTTTTGTTAATTACGGCATCTACAAAAACGGTATGACTACCGCCCGAATTGCCATTGGTGATAACCTGCTGCAGCGTCCGTTTGTCAGCGACCTGATGCGCCTGAACAAAAGCTTTATTGTCAAGCGTTCCCTGTCGGGTCGCAGGGAAAAGCTGAAGGCGTTCCAGACCCTGTCAGCCTACATCCATCACTCCATTGATACCGGACATTCCGTCTGGATTGCCCAGAGTGAAGGCCGGGCAAAAGACGGTAACGACCTGACCGACAGTGCGATTATCAAGATGTTTCACATGAGCCGGAAAGCCGCAGATGCGTCGTTTTCCGAGAGCATTCGTTCCATGAATATTGTGCCTGTGTCTATCTCTTACGAGTACGACCCCTGTGACAACATGAAAGCCAGAGAACTGTACGAAACAGAAAAGAATGGCCATTACACAAAGTCTGAAGGCGAGGACATGTACAGTATCGTCAAAGGCATTGAAGGTCAGAAAGGCCATGTCCATATTGCCTTCGGTAAACCTCTGAAGGATCACTATGAGTCGGCTAACGAGGTAGTGAGCGAAGTCGACCGCCAGATTCATAAAAACTACCAGTTGCAGCCCTCTAATCTTTTCGCCTGGGAAGCGCTGAAAGACCTGCACACAGGCACAGCTGTTCCTGACCTTGAAACCCTGTTCCCCAATGAAAACCTGGAAAACAAGCGTGCCATCTTCGAACAGCGACTGGCTACCGCCAGGGAGCGGCACAGGGACTGGCTGTTAAAAATGTACGCGACACCGGTCTTTAACCGCTACCTTTAACCACAATCTGTAACCACAATCTGTAACCACAATCTGTAACCACAACTTTTAACCCCTATGCATAAACTGTGTTTCTTCGTACCCGCTTCTCACCTTGAAGCAGTCAAAGACGCCGTCTTTAACGCTGGCGCAGGACACTTTGGAAACTATGACCGATGCTGCTGGCAGACATTGGGACAGGGGCAGTTCCGGGGGCTGGAAGACAGTACCCCGTTTCTGGGGGTATCAGGCAAACTGGAATACGTTGGAGAGTACAAGGTCGAGGTCATTTGCCCGGATGAACAGGTTGAAGCCGCCGTGTCTGCCCTCAGGCAGGCTCACCCCTATGAGGAACCCGCATTTGAAGTATGGCCTCTCAGGCAGTTCCCACTTTCCGGGGCCGGGTCATAGCAGTGCGGTAGTCAATATCCTGAATGCGCTGGATAAACTCGCCCTGCCCCCGGTCAGAAAAAAAATACTCCAGCGTCAGGCGAATAGTGGTAAAAGCCAGTTCATCCCAGGGGATATCCTGTTCTTCAAACAGTTGTACATCAAGGCTTTCCTCACCGGCGGCAAATACCGGAGAATCCATCTCAGCCAGAAAAAAAAGCGACAACTGACCAACATGCAACACATTAAACAAAGTATAGAGCTGGGTCACTCTGACATCAGCACCGGCTTCTTCAAAGGTTTCCCGAACAGCCCCCTGTTCGATGGTTTCCCCCAGTTCAAGAAACCCTCCGGGCAGAGTCCAAAGCCCCTTACGAGGTTCAATAGCGCGTCTGCACAATAAAACCTTATTGTCGTATACAGGCAGACAACCAGCGACGACCCGGGGATTTTGATAATGAATCATGCCGCATTCGGTACAAACGTCGCGCAGTCGATTATCACCTGCCGGTATTTCCTGTCGAACTTCGGCACCACAGTGGCTGCAATAATTCACATTCACTCCCTTCCTCACCTCTCTTTCATTCCACATTAGAACGAGTCGCTCTTGCTTGTCTATAGAGAGCTGAAGAAAAGCACCAATACAAAAAACAGGACATTTCAAAAGACTGTGTTAGTATCAAAAGGTATTATTGAAAAGCATCTTTCTATCACTCAAAAATAAACGACTGTCCTGAAACGAGAGGTGCTTTTTCTTTGCCGAAAACAACAAACACGGACGAAAATCGCATTTACATCGTATGCTTAGAGAGTTAGAACAAAGGTTCCAGAGTTACCCCTATCGAAGCCTGAATACCAACCTGCCACAAGCAGCCGTTCTTATTCCTCTGGTCAAACAAGAAACCGGCTTCCACCTGATACTGACCCGACGCGCTTCCCATATGAATACACATAGTGGTGAAGTCGCTTTTCCCGGAGGGAAAAAGGACGCGACGGATTCAGACCTGCTATTCACCGCGCTAAGAGAGTCCTGGGAAGAGATCCGACTTGAACCAAAGCTGGTGCGCATTGTTGGAAGAGGCAGCAGTGTTATATCCCGCTACGGTCTGGAAGTGACGCCTTTTGTGGGTATCATTTCGCAAACGCCAGAACTCAGCGCCAATACCGATGAGCTGGACAGAATATTCTCTATCCCTCTGGAGTTTCTGCTGGACCCGGACAACCTGAAAACCGACCTCTGGCAGATGAGTGACCACACTTACCAGATGCCTTTCTTTCTGTATGGGGAATACCGTGTCTGGGGGTTGACGGCCGTGATGCTGGCAGAGTGTCTCAATATTGGTTTTGATGCCAGCATTCCTTTGGACGTTCCTCAATTCAACAGCGATTTTGGTCTGCGCCCCCGGCAACGAGTCAGGCCACCAGCCTCCCAGTTCAGGTCTTAAACAGCCATGAGCGGAAAATGCGGCTCTCTCAGAAACATGAAAATGACTGAGGAGTCTGGGAGAGCTGCATTTTCATAGTAAAAGACATCTGCAAAGCAAGTTCTGGTTACTTTCCAGAGCTTGCTTTGCAGTGAGATGTCACAAACCGTTCGTTTAACACTAAACTTGTAGCCTGTTAACCAGAACTGATGTAAATGTTATGAACTCACTTCAATACTGGGTACTTGTGACATTGCTAAACGTGACCACGGTTTTTGCATTTTCCCCCGGTAGCACCTCCCCCTGCCCTGATTCAACCACCGCTGAAATCTATTTCGATAACGATGACAACACGTCGGACGCTGAACATGACAAGAGACGACACCAGTTGTCTGAAGGGGTAGGCATTGCGCTTTCTGGCGGAGGAACCCGCGCTGTCGCTCTCTCCGAGGGACAGCTCGCCATGTTCATGCAGAAAGAAAAGTACCGGCAGCAGATTACCCGTGTTTCAGCCACCTCAGGGGGAGCCTGGGCCATTGTCCCTTACTACATGCTGGAAGCAGAAAAACAAAAAGTATTTCTGGGGCATACTGCAGCGGAGCTTGAGCAACTGTACTGGGGCAGTCCCGATGATGAAAGCAGATACAATATTGCCTGGATGAACCCTGCACGTCTGGCTTCAGTA is from Endozoicomonas gorgoniicola and encodes:
- a CDS encoding tetratricopeptide repeat protein, giving the protein MSIKIQCQCRVLAGLMLFSVTGLSADFQPLTGTAESGDKAAMLEAGISLLQQQERPDSEQAKALLQPLADNGNTQAQLWLGRAYRDGLGGIGKDINKSFRYFELAGGREGMNPEAQLELGRAYMNGEGTDKNLIAAYMWTALSAEQQGSWTSKAAKQQKALQGRLTSVQLEKAKELVEQLHSIYLKQP
- a CDS encoding NUDIX hydrolase, with the protein product MLRELEQRFQSYPYRSLNTNLPQAAVLIPLVKQETGFHLILTRRASHMNTHSGEVAFPGGKKDATDSDLLFTALRESWEEIRLEPKLVRIVGRGSSVISRYGLEVTPFVGIISQTPELSANTDELDRIFSIPLEFLLDPDNLKTDLWQMSDHTYQMPFFLYGEYRVWGLTAVMLAECLNIGFDASIPLDVPQFNSDFGLRPRQRVRPPASQFRS
- a CDS encoding NUDIX hydrolase yields the protein MNYCSHCGAEVRQEIPAGDNRLRDVCTECGMIHYQNPRVVAGCLPVYDNKVLLCRRAIEPRKGLWTLPGGFLELGETIEQGAVRETFEEAGADVRVTQLYTLFNVLHVGQLSLFFLAEMDSPVFAAGEESLDVQLFEEQDIPWDELAFTTIRLTLEYFFSDRGQGEFIQRIQDIDYRTAMTRPRKVGTA
- a CDS encoding Nif3-like dinuclear metal center hexameric protein; translation: MHKLCFFVPASHLEAVKDAVFNAGAGHFGNYDRCCWQTLGQGQFRGLEDSTPFLGVSGKLEYVGEYKVEVICPDEQVEAAVSALRQAHPYEEPAFEVWPLRQFPLSGAGS
- a CDS encoding 1-acyl-sn-glycerol-3-phosphate acyltransferase produces the protein MERFDEIRPYHDDEVRPTLDRLLQDAELLHMLSHHQFPRLSEWLGGIMYWLTGRGLRSRLKGVDNIDALQKIIEPYLSSVIESSTSRITYSGIENLKPGKAYTYLSNHRDIVMDPAFVNYGIYKNGMTTARIAIGDNLLQRPFVSDLMRLNKSFIVKRSLSGRREKLKAFQTLSAYIHHSIDTGHSVWIAQSEGRAKDGNDLTDSAIIKMFHMSRKAADASFSESIRSMNIVPVSISYEYDPCDNMKARELYETEKNGHYTKSEGEDMYSIVKGIEGQKGHVHIAFGKPLKDHYESANEVVSEVDRQIHKNYQLQPSNLFAWEALKDLHTGTAVPDLETLFPNENLENKRAIFEQRLATARERHRDWLLKMYATPVFNRYL
- a CDS encoding putative signal transducing protein, coding for MIKIYSPENVIEAQCLKDFLEQQHIPCFIGGQYLAGAIGELPVAGLLGLYVEDMDAGLARRLICDYLNATPVF